One Hydrogenophaga crassostreae genomic region harbors:
- a CDS encoding phosphogluconate dehydrogenase C-terminal domain-containing protein: MNLPTIALFGAGGKMGARLARNLQRSDYVVRHVEVSEVGQKRLKDELGITCVDVDTALAGVDAVILAVPDTVIGKIAASISPKLKAGVMVITLDAAAPFAGHLPDRPDLTYFVTHPCHPSIFNYEEGDEARRDHFGGLAAPQSIVNSLMQGPADQYDIGEAIARTIYAPILRSYPMTVEQMALLEPGLSETVCATLLAVMRDGMDEVVKRGVPKEAARDFLLGHMNILAAVIFEEIPGAFSDACNKAIEFGKPRLMRDDWLDIFKPAEIADSIKRIT; this comes from the coding sequence ATGAATTTACCCACCATCGCTTTGTTCGGTGCGGGCGGCAAGATGGGGGCGCGCCTGGCGCGCAACCTGCAGCGCAGCGACTACGTCGTGCGCCATGTAGAGGTCAGTGAAGTTGGGCAAAAACGCCTGAAAGACGAGCTGGGCATCACCTGCGTCGATGTGGACACTGCGCTGGCCGGCGTGGACGCGGTCATCCTCGCCGTGCCCGATACCGTGATCGGCAAGATTGCGGCCTCGATTTCGCCCAAGCTGAAAGCCGGCGTCATGGTCATCACTCTCGACGCTGCTGCGCCATTCGCGGGCCACCTGCCCGACCGGCCAGACCTGACCTATTTCGTCACCCACCCCTGCCACCCGTCCATCTTCAACTACGAAGAAGGTGACGAAGCCCGCCGAGACCACTTCGGTGGTCTGGCCGCCCCGCAGTCCATCGTCAACTCGTTGATGCAAGGGCCGGCAGACCAATACGACATCGGCGAAGCCATCGCACGCACGATCTACGCGCCCATACTGCGCTCCTACCCCATGACAGTGGAGCAGATGGCCTTGCTGGAACCAGGCCTGTCCGAAACCGTATGCGCCACATTGCTCGCGGTGATGCGCGACGGCATGGACGAAGTGGTCAAGCGCGGTGTGCCCAAAGAAGCCGCTCGCGATTTCCTGCTGGGCCACATGAACATTCTGGCCGCCGTGATCTTTGAAGAGATTCCTGGCGCCTTCTCCGATGCCTGCAACAAGGCCATCGAGTTCGGAAAACCCCGATTGATGCGAGACGACTGGCTGGATATCTTCAAGCCTGCCGAAATCGCCGACAGCATTAAGCGTATTACCTGA
- a CDS encoding D-ribose ABC transporter substrate-binding protein: MFPSRKLLAAIPAALVLSFGVASTASAKDLIAIITPSHDNPFFKAEAVGAEARAKALGYDTLVLVHDDDANKQNQLFDTAIARKAKAIILDNAGSEASVSAVKKAKDAGIPSFLIDREINTTGIAVSQIVSNNYQGAQLGAEEFVKLMKEKGKYVELVGREADINAGVRSKGYHDVIDKYKGLEMVARQSANWSQPEAFKIMESILQANPDIKGVISGNDTMAMGAWAALVAAKRTDVIVVGFDGSNDVRDSIKKGGIKATVLQPAYRQAEVAVEQADKFLKTGSTGLPEKQLMDCVLINSKNAGKLETFTLAK, from the coding sequence ATGTTCCCTTCCCGCAAACTCCTGGCCGCGATTCCGGCTGCATTGGTTCTGAGCTTTGGCGTCGCTTCGACCGCCAGCGCCAAGGACCTGATCGCCATCATCACGCCGTCCCACGACAATCCGTTCTTCAAGGCCGAAGCCGTGGGCGCCGAGGCGCGTGCGAAGGCATTGGGCTATGACACCCTGGTGCTGGTCCACGACGACGACGCAAACAAGCAGAACCAATTGTTTGATACCGCCATCGCCCGCAAAGCCAAGGCCATCATTCTGGACAACGCCGGCTCGGAAGCATCGGTTTCTGCGGTGAAGAAAGCCAAGGATGCGGGGATTCCGTCGTTCCTGATCGATCGCGAGATCAACACCACCGGCATCGCTGTGAGCCAGATCGTGTCGAACAACTACCAGGGCGCCCAGCTCGGTGCTGAAGAGTTCGTGAAGCTCATGAAGGAAAAAGGCAAGTACGTCGAGCTGGTGGGCCGCGAAGCCGACATCAACGCCGGTGTGCGTTCCAAGGGTTACCACGACGTGATCGACAAGTACAAAGGTCTGGAAATGGTCGCACGCCAGTCGGCCAACTGGAGCCAGCCTGAAGCCTTCAAGATCATGGAGAGCATTCTTCAGGCCAACCCCGACATCAAGGGTGTGATTTCCGGCAACGACACCATGGCCATGGGTGCCTGGGCCGCATTGGTTGCTGCCAAGCGAACCGATGTGATCGTGGTGGGCTTCGACGGCAGCAACGACGTGCGCGACTCGATCAAGAAGGGTGGCATCAAGGCCACCGTGTTGCAGCCGGCCTACCGCCAGGCCGAAGTGGCCGTTGAGCAGGCCGACAAGTTCCTCAAGACAGGTTCAACCGGTCTGCCTGAAAAGCAGCTGATGGACTGCGTACTGATCAACAGCAAAAACGCTGGCAAGCTGGAAACCTTCACGCTCGCCAAATAA
- a CDS encoding DUF2291 family protein yields the protein MYSTKLIRNTPVTLLLGAMGLMLSGCKIEHRTEAEKKAATSVAGSFENASFDPKAEVQAMWESKVLPAIDKMAVDYPTLKAAMEQNMDEAGAQHGYREKGESGPWNMAVRAAGVVVAAETELSAGTADIDVDGDGKADLQVQIGPVIRATAIRDTLPFISFTNYTNQIDFAQLANALNDRAYEAGLKDVDRTKLIGQKVDLVGVFTADNGEDLPVVTATSFKVVGP from the coding sequence ATGTACTCCACCAAGTTGATTCGAAATACGCCTGTCACCCTGCTTCTGGGTGCAATGGGCCTGATGCTGAGCGGTTGCAAGATCGAGCACAGAACAGAGGCCGAGAAGAAAGCGGCAACCTCGGTAGCGGGCAGCTTCGAAAACGCGTCCTTTGACCCCAAGGCTGAAGTTCAGGCCATGTGGGAAAGCAAGGTATTGCCTGCCATCGACAAGATGGCCGTCGACTACCCCACGCTCAAGGCGGCGATGGAACAAAACATGGATGAGGCCGGCGCCCAGCATGGGTACCGTGAAAAAGGCGAGAGCGGACCATGGAACATGGCCGTTCGAGCCGCCGGCGTGGTGGTGGCAGCGGAGACCGAACTCAGTGCAGGTACCGCAGACATTGACGTCGATGGCGATGGCAAGGCAGATCTGCAAGTCCAGATCGGGCCCGTGATCCGCGCCACAGCCATCCGTGACACCTTGCCGTTCATCTCGTTCACCAACTACACCAATCAGATTGATTTTGCCCAGCTTGCCAACGCGCTCAACGACCGAGCCTATGAAGCGGGCCTCAAAGACGTGGACCGCACCAAGTTGATCGGTCAAAAGGTGGACCTTGTGGGCGTCTTCACCGCCGACAACGGCGAAGACCTGCCAGTTGTAACCGCCACGTCGTTCAAGGTGGTTGGGCCATGA
- a CDS encoding sugar ABC transporter ATP-binding protein, with translation MTTPQPHTEHPVVLRLEGVSKIYPGTMALKSVDFDLRAGAVNVLVGENGAGKSTMMKIIAGVEQPSEGRILLDGKPVHLGSTEQARANGIGIVFQELNLFPNMSIAENLFIGREVTSPWGAIERQVHREKAQELLRELEHDLDPDLLVGELRIGQQQIIEIAKAMAQNARILILDEPTSALSAPEVEILFRVIKDLKSRGVAIVYISHRLEELIRIGDYITVLRDGRITGSSVMSEVDVPWIVKQMVGASTRNFARSDDHAFGDTLLEVSNVFLPRSGAPGYLVDDMSLTLRAGEIVGIYGLMGAGRTELFECIFGCHPDRARGSVKLLGQELIGKDVTACINTGLALIPEDRKADGLVHSMSISENLTLANLWRMARRWHLSPKVEGSETQRFIQSLSIKAKRPELEIGSLSGGNQQKVVIGRALMTDPKVLLMDEPSRGIDIGAKADVFKVMRDLAKAGLGILFVTSDLEEVMALSDRIVVMSNGRLAAQFGLGEATEDAVVLASNSGQLLAA, from the coding sequence ATGACAACGCCACAACCGCATACAGAACACCCTGTGGTCTTGAGGCTGGAAGGTGTCAGCAAAATCTACCCCGGCACCATGGCACTCAAAAGCGTTGACTTCGACCTGCGCGCTGGCGCAGTGAACGTGCTTGTCGGTGAAAATGGCGCAGGCAAATCGACCATGATGAAAATCATTGCCGGTGTCGAGCAGCCCAGCGAAGGGCGCATTTTGCTGGATGGCAAACCCGTGCACCTGGGCAGCACCGAGCAGGCGAGAGCCAACGGCATCGGCATCGTTTTCCAGGAGCTGAACCTGTTCCCCAACATGAGCATCGCCGAAAACCTGTTCATCGGCCGTGAAGTGACCTCACCGTGGGGTGCCATTGAAAGGCAGGTTCACCGCGAAAAGGCCCAGGAATTGCTTCGCGAACTCGAACACGATCTGGATCCTGACCTGCTGGTCGGCGAGTTGCGCATCGGCCAGCAGCAGATCATCGAAATCGCCAAAGCCATGGCGCAAAACGCGCGCATCCTGATCCTCGACGAGCCCACCTCCGCGCTCAGCGCGCCCGAAGTGGAGATTCTGTTTCGCGTCATCAAGGATCTGAAATCGCGTGGCGTCGCAATCGTCTACATCTCGCACCGACTGGAAGAGCTGATCCGCATCGGTGACTACATCACCGTTCTGCGCGATGGGCGCATCACGGGTTCCTCGGTGATGTCCGAGGTCGACGTTCCATGGATCGTGAAGCAGATGGTGGGCGCGAGCACGCGCAACTTCGCACGCTCGGATGACCACGCCTTTGGTGACACCTTGCTGGAAGTCAGCAACGTCTTCTTGCCCCGCTCCGGTGCGCCAGGCTACCTGGTGGACGACATGAGCCTGACCCTGCGCGCAGGAGAAATCGTGGGCATCTATGGACTGATGGGCGCCGGGCGCACCGAACTCTTCGAGTGCATCTTCGGCTGCCATCCCGATCGCGCACGAGGCAGCGTCAAGCTGCTGGGCCAGGAGCTGATAGGCAAGGATGTGACCGCCTGCATCAACACCGGTCTGGCCCTGATTCCCGAAGACCGCAAGGCCGACGGTCTGGTGCATTCCATGTCAATTTCGGAGAACCTGACGCTGGCCAACCTGTGGCGCATGGCCAGGCGGTGGCACCTCAGCCCCAAGGTGGAAGGCTCAGAAACCCAACGCTTCATCCAATCGTTGTCCATCAAAGCCAAGCGACCGGAACTCGAAATCGGATCGCTCTCGGGCGGCAACCAGCAAAAGGTGGTGATCGGCCGCGCGCTGATGACCGACCCCAAGGTATTGCTGATGGACGAACCCAGCCGGGGAATCGATATCGGCGCCAAGGCCGACGTGTTCAAGGTCATGCGCGATCTTGCCAAAGCGGGCTTGGGCATTCTTTTTGTCACCTCCGATCTGGAAGAAGTCATGGCTTTGTCCGACCGAATCGTCGTCATGTCCAACGGCCGTCTCGCCGCCCAATTTGGTTTGGGTGAAGCCACCGAAGACGCGGTCGTTCTGGCCTCCAACAGCGGCCAGTTGCTGGCCGCCTGA
- a CDS encoding ABC transporter permease, with protein sequence MTATAIHPSPSPATSSGDSALLLILRLRTFIALFLVAGFFAFMAPNFVSAANALIMSKHVALNALLAIGMTYVIVSGGIDLSVGSIVGLTGMVAGGLILHGLSVGDYVIYFNVFEIILISLGVGVLVGAINGVLITVLNVAPFIATLGTLYVARGIALLSSNGATFPNLEGAAEHGTTGFPLIGTLNFLGIPLVIWLLIAVGVGAAYLGARTPLGRHIYAVGGNERAAMLSGVKVKQIKFFVYMFSGLCASIVGLVISSELVASHPMTGETFELNAIAAAVLGGTSMTGGRGKIGGTIIGAFVIGILSDGLVMMGVSSFWQTVIKGLVIIAAVVVDQFQQRMQQRMALQMRAEA encoded by the coding sequence ATGACCGCCACCGCCATCCACCCCTCCCCGTCGCCAGCGACTTCCTCCGGCGACAGTGCCTTGCTGCTGATCCTGAGATTGCGCACTTTCATCGCGCTGTTTCTGGTCGCGGGCTTTTTTGCCTTCATGGCGCCCAATTTCGTCAGCGCTGCCAACGCGCTGATCATGTCCAAGCACGTGGCCCTCAACGCCCTGCTGGCCATTGGCATGACCTACGTCATCGTGAGTGGCGGCATCGACCTCTCGGTGGGTTCGATCGTGGGCCTCACCGGCATGGTCGCAGGCGGCTTGATCCTGCACGGGCTCTCGGTGGGCGACTACGTGATCTACTTCAACGTCTTTGAAATCATCCTGATTTCGTTGGGCGTGGGCGTATTGGTGGGGGCCATCAACGGTGTGCTGATCACCGTGTTGAACGTGGCGCCCTTCATCGCCACCCTGGGAACGCTGTATGTGGCCCGCGGCATCGCCTTGCTGTCCTCCAATGGCGCCACATTTCCCAACCTGGAAGGCGCGGCGGAACACGGCACAACCGGCTTCCCGCTGATCGGCACCCTGAACTTTCTGGGCATTCCACTGGTGATCTGGCTGTTGATCGCGGTGGGCGTGGGCGCGGCCTATCTCGGTGCCCGCACTCCCCTGGGTCGCCACATTTACGCCGTGGGCGGCAACGAGCGCGCCGCCATGCTCTCGGGTGTGAAAGTCAAGCAGATCAAGTTTTTTGTCTACATGTTCTCCGGCCTGTGCGCATCCATCGTTGGCCTGGTCATTTCCTCCGAACTGGTGGCCTCCCACCCGATGACGGGCGAAACCTTTGAACTCAACGCCATCGCAGCAGCCGTCCTGGGCGGCACCTCGATGACGGGTGGCCGCGGCAAGATCGGCGGCACCATCATCGGCGCATTTGTGATCGGCATCCTTTCCGACGGCCTGGTGATGATGGGTGTGAGCTCGTTCTGGCAAACGGTGATCAAGGGCCTGGTCATCATTGCGGCTGTGGTGGTCGACCAGTTCCAGCAGCGCATGCAACAGCGCATGGCCTTGCAAATGCGTGCAGAGGCGTGA
- a CDS encoding Gfo/Idh/MocA family protein, whose translation MGNPVKTRKGALIGCGFFSKNHLHAWQQLEGVEIVALCDANAQRLQEASTEFGITKVYASAEDLLAREALDFVDIATTAASHRSLVEMAARHGVPCICQKPFANTLDDAVAMIQACRKAGVPLMVHENFRWQSSIQAVRKALDEDHIGQPFWGRVSFRSAYDVFSGQPYLATEDRFILQDLGIHIIDIARFLFGEVATMSASATRINPKIRGEDVATLLMKHTSGLTSVVDCSYATANTRELFPQTLIEIDGALGTLRLGADYQLTIHVKGGATQVVDCAPPLHDWAQRPWHNIQDSVLNIQAHWLQCLTDAREPQTSGVDNLNTLVLVEKAYESAAHQQTTIDIQKATPPC comes from the coding sequence ATGGGCAACCCTGTGAAAACCCGCAAGGGTGCACTCATCGGATGTGGTTTCTTTTCAAAGAACCATTTGCACGCATGGCAACAACTGGAAGGGGTCGAGATCGTGGCCCTGTGCGATGCGAATGCACAACGTCTTCAAGAGGCCTCCACCGAGTTTGGCATCACCAAGGTTTACGCCTCGGCTGAGGATCTGTTGGCCAGGGAAGCGCTGGATTTTGTCGATATCGCCACCACGGCAGCCAGCCACCGCAGCCTGGTCGAAATGGCTGCGCGCCACGGCGTTCCCTGCATTTGCCAGAAGCCGTTCGCCAACACGCTGGACGATGCCGTGGCCATGATTCAAGCCTGCCGCAAGGCGGGTGTGCCGTTGATGGTGCATGAGAACTTCCGCTGGCAGAGCTCGATCCAGGCGGTGCGCAAAGCGCTGGACGAAGACCACATCGGCCAGCCCTTCTGGGGACGCGTGAGCTTTCGTTCGGCCTACGACGTGTTTTCCGGCCAGCCCTACCTGGCCACCGAAGACCGCTTCATCCTGCAGGATCTGGGCATTCACATCATCGATATCGCCCGTTTCCTGTTTGGCGAAGTGGCCACCATGAGCGCCAGCGCCACACGCATCAACCCGAAGATCCGTGGCGAAGATGTGGCCACCCTGCTGATGAAACACACCAGCGGCCTCACCAGCGTGGTGGACTGCAGCTACGCCACGGCCAACACCCGGGAGCTGTTTCCGCAAACGCTGATCGAGATCGATGGCGCTCTGGGCACCCTGCGTCTGGGCGCCGACTACCAGCTCACCATCCATGTCAAGGGCGGCGCCACCCAAGTGGTTGACTGCGCGCCGCCGCTGCACGACTGGGCGCAACGCCCCTGGCACAACATCCAGGACAGCGTGCTCAACATCCAGGCCCATTGGCTGCAGTGCCTGACCGATGCCCGTGAACCCCAGACCTCGGGAGTCGACAACCTCAACACCCTCGTGCTGGTGGAAAAGGCGTACGAATCGGCAGCGCACCAGCAGACCACCATCGACATCCAGAAAGCGACACCACCATGCTGA
- a CDS encoding RbsD/FucU family protein: protein MLKGLPSWMSADLLWVMAAMGHGDRLAVVDRNYPAFATAKRTTSGRHVELNGTDVVEAVRGILALFPLDSFVAYPLNCMDPVDQSGVLLPVQSEVLSVCERAEDRPVPMLPLERFDFYEAAKECFAVVHTTESRPYGCFLLTKGVVFDK from the coding sequence ATGCTGAAAGGCCTTCCCTCCTGGATGTCGGCTGATCTGCTGTGGGTGATGGCGGCCATGGGCCATGGCGATCGCCTGGCGGTGGTGGACCGCAACTACCCGGCGTTCGCCACCGCGAAACGCACCACCAGCGGCCGGCATGTTGAGCTCAACGGCACCGATGTGGTGGAAGCGGTTCGAGGCATTCTTGCGTTGTTCCCCCTGGACTCTTTCGTCGCATACCCATTGAACTGCATGGATCCGGTGGACCAGTCGGGGGTGTTGTTGCCGGTGCAGTCTGAGGTGCTGTCGGTCTGCGAGCGGGCTGAAGACAGACCTGTGCCCATGCTGCCACTGGAACGATTCGATTTCTATGAAGCCGCCAAAGAGTGCTTTGCGGTGGTTCACACCACCGAGTCTCGCCCTTATGGCTGCTTTCTGTTGACCAAAGGCGTGGTGTTTGACAAGTGA
- a CDS encoding transcriptional regulator NanR has protein sequence MSSGPIQRRKLYQEVQDRLLDRIRSGEIPSGEQLPSERDLMDEYQVGRPAIREALQALERSGIVSISHGERARVAVPTAESLVEQITSGAQHLLRSDPGSLEHLKEVRVFLECGMARMAAERSDPASMKLLRQRLAEHHQLTESPQHFVEGDMGFHTQIAVMSGNPIFPVILEAMLRWLGEYYQSLVRAPGAEELTLAEHDRIVEAIESHDATGAERAMREHLTRANALYQRLVRPEGETEAEIG, from the coding sequence ATGTCATCAGGACCCATTCAACGTCGAAAGCTCTATCAGGAAGTTCAGGACAGGCTGCTGGACCGCATCCGCAGTGGCGAAATACCGTCGGGAGAGCAGTTGCCCTCCGAACGCGACCTCATGGACGAATACCAGGTTGGTCGGCCAGCCATACGGGAGGCGCTTCAAGCTCTGGAGCGCTCAGGCATCGTGTCCATCAGCCACGGTGAGCGCGCGCGCGTTGCCGTGCCCACGGCCGAATCGCTGGTGGAACAGATCACCAGCGGAGCGCAACACCTGCTGCGCTCCGATCCCGGTTCGCTGGAACACCTGAAAGAGGTGCGCGTGTTTCTGGAGTGCGGCATGGCCCGCATGGCCGCCGAGCGATCCGACCCCGCCAGCATGAAGCTGCTGCGCCAGCGCTTGGCCGAGCACCACCAGTTGACCGAATCGCCACAGCATTTTGTGGAAGGCGACATGGGCTTTCACACCCAGATAGCGGTCATGAGCGGCAATCCCATTTTTCCGGTGATCCTGGAAGCCATGCTGCGCTGGTTGGGTGAGTACTACCAGTCGCTGGTGCGCGCGCCTGGCGCTGAAGAGCTCACCCTGGCCGAACACGATCGCATTGTGGAGGCCATCGAGTCGCACGACGCCACCGGCGCCGAGCGGGCGATGCGGGAACACCTGACCCGCGCCAACGCGCTGTACCAGCGCCTGGTGCGGCCCGAGGGCGAGACGGAGGCCGAAATCGGCTGA
- a CDS encoding ribulose-bisphosphate carboxylase large subunit family protein, whose product MPINTNASPRPSTTDGRIRATYWVETPFPLEAAVAVLAGEQSCGTFARLPGETDQLREAAGAVVERITPLDMADSPSLPIRPLPSKLGANPTFQRAEIEVSWPFDNLGASLPNLLATVAGNLFELREISGLRLLDLQLPPSFAQRYQGPQFGIQGTRKLLGIEGRPLIGTIIKPSVGLNPKETAALVKQLVDAGIDFIKDDELQANGPHSPLRARVDAIMPVLKEHEQRTGRKVMYAFNITDELDVMLQNHDYVQAAGGNCIMVTVAAVGLPALVWLRKHSQLAIHGHRAGWGMLSRSPYIGMDYRAYQQFWRLAGVDHLHVNGLRNKFSEDDASVIRSAQACVRPMFDAPTPGCEVMPVFSSGQTAEQVADTYKALGSTDLIYCCGGGIMAHPGGVPGGVLSLREAWEAAVQGADLDTYAQSHPALAQAIAAFRA is encoded by the coding sequence ATGCCAATTAACACGAACGCTTCACCCCGCCCCAGCACCACCGATGGCCGCATCCGCGCCACCTACTGGGTTGAAACCCCCTTTCCGCTGGAGGCGGCGGTCGCCGTGCTGGCGGGCGAACAGTCCTGTGGAACCTTCGCGCGGCTGCCCGGCGAAACCGATCAACTGCGCGAAGCGGCAGGCGCCGTCGTCGAGCGGATCACACCGCTCGACATGGCCGATTCGCCATCACTGCCAATCCGCCCGCTGCCCTCGAAACTGGGCGCAAACCCCACATTTCAGCGCGCAGAGATCGAGGTCTCGTGGCCTTTCGACAACCTGGGCGCTTCACTGCCCAACCTGCTGGCCACTGTGGCCGGCAACCTGTTTGAACTGCGGGAAATCTCGGGGCTGCGCTTGCTCGACCTGCAATTGCCACCCAGCTTTGCCCAGCGTTACCAAGGCCCTCAATTCGGCATTCAAGGCACCCGAAAACTGCTGGGCATCGAGGGCCGCCCCTTGATCGGCACCATCATCAAGCCCAGCGTGGGCCTGAACCCGAAAGAAACGGCAGCGCTGGTGAAGCAACTGGTGGACGCTGGCATCGACTTCATCAAGGACGACGAACTCCAGGCCAACGGCCCGCACAGCCCGCTGCGTGCCCGTGTCGATGCGATCATGCCGGTGCTGAAAGAGCACGAACAGCGCACCGGCCGCAAGGTGATGTACGCCTTCAACATCACCGACGAGCTCGATGTGATGCTGCAGAACCACGACTACGTACAAGCCGCCGGCGGCAACTGCATCATGGTGACCGTGGCCGCCGTCGGCTTGCCGGCCCTGGTCTGGCTGCGCAAGCACAGCCAGCTCGCTATCCACGGCCACCGCGCGGGCTGGGGCATGCTCAGCCGCTCACCTTACATCGGCATGGACTACCGCGCCTACCAGCAGTTCTGGCGGCTGGCCGGGGTGGACCACCTGCATGTCAACGGCCTGCGCAACAAGTTCAGCGAAGACGACGCCTCGGTGATCCGCTCGGCCCAGGCTTGCGTGCGGCCCATGTTCGATGCGCCGACGCCCGGCTGCGAAGTGATGCCGGTGTTTTCTTCCGGTCAGACCGCCGAGCAGGTGGCCGACACTTACAAAGCACTGGGCAGCACCGATCTCATTTACTGCTGCGGCGGCGGCATCATGGCCCACCCAGGCGGCGTGCCCGGTGGGGTGCTGAGCTTGCGCGAAGCCTGGGAAGCGGCGGTGCAAGGGGCCGATCTCGACACCTACGCCCAGAGCCATCCCGCGTTGGCCCAAGCCATCGCCGCCTTTCGAGCCTGA
- a CDS encoding four-carbon acid sugar kinase family protein codes for MSQKNLLLSYYGDDLTGSTDAMEALTLAGVRTALFLRPATDAQLDTLTREGPLQAIGLAGTSRSETPAWMDQHLPPAFDWLRRQGAAICHYKVCSTFDSAPQVGNIGRALEIGAATFEQAVVPIVVGVPQLRRYTVFGNLFATIAGETYRIDRHPVMSRHPVTPMHEADLRLHLAAQTTAPVGLVDGLTLQSPDADAAVDHGMRSDGAPVRALLLDVADPITQTLVGQQLWRHRRDNTGLFTVGSSGIEYALVKAWQACGMLTGDVTAFRDVGAVDRIAVVSGSCSAITAQQIRHAGEQGFALIAVNAARLASHSRGDAEQATVLSQACAALDAGCSVIAYTALGPDTAAERFDDAEPHAIGQRLGRLLREMVEHGGLKRAVVAGGDTSSHALRELDVFALTVAMSLPRTPGSPLCFAHSENPALNGTQVALKGGQIGAIDYFEAIRDGRP; via the coding sequence ATGAGCCAAAAAAATCTCCTGCTGAGCTACTACGGCGACGACCTCACCGGCTCCACCGACGCCATGGAGGCGCTCACCCTGGCCGGCGTTCGCACCGCCCTGTTTCTGCGACCTGCCACAGACGCGCAACTCGACACGCTGACCCGTGAAGGTCCCTTGCAGGCGATCGGCCTGGCCGGTACCAGCCGCAGCGAGACGCCCGCATGGATGGATCAGCACCTGCCGCCGGCCTTCGACTGGCTCAGGCGCCAGGGCGCGGCAATCTGCCACTACAAGGTGTGCTCCACGTTTGACAGCGCCCCCCAGGTGGGCAACATCGGGCGCGCCCTGGAAATCGGTGCCGCCACCTTTGAACAAGCCGTGGTGCCCATCGTCGTCGGCGTGCCGCAACTGCGCCGCTACACCGTGTTCGGCAACCTCTTCGCCACGATCGCTGGCGAAACCTACCGCATCGACCGCCATCCGGTGATGAGCCGCCACCCCGTCACACCCATGCACGAGGCAGACCTGCGCTTGCATCTGGCGGCGCAAACCACCGCGCCTGTGGGCCTGGTCGACGGGTTGACCCTGCAATCGCCCGACGCCGATGCGGCGGTCGACCATGGCATGCGCAGCGACGGAGCCCCTGTGCGCGCACTGCTGCTCGACGTGGCCGATCCCATCACCCAGACCCTCGTGGGACAACAACTCTGGCGCCACCGCCGGGACAACACCGGCCTGTTCACCGTCGGCTCATCCGGCATCGAATACGCACTGGTCAAAGCCTGGCAGGCATGTGGCATGCTGACCGGCGACGTAACAGCGTTCAGGGACGTGGGCGCCGTGGACCGCATCGCCGTGGTGTCGGGCAGTTGCTCGGCGATCACCGCGCAGCAGATTCGCCACGCCGGGGAACAGGGATTTGCCCTGATCGCGGTGAACGCTGCGCGCCTTGCTTCGCATTCCCGGGGCGATGCCGAGCAGGCTACGGTGTTGTCCCAAGCCTGCGCCGCGCTGGACGCCGGATGCAGTGTCATCGCCTACACGGCACTCGGGCCAGACACGGCGGCCGAACGTTTCGACGATGCCGAGCCACACGCCATCGGCCAAAGGTTGGGCCGTCTGTTGCGCGAAATGGTGGAGCACGGTGGTTTGAAGCGCGCCGTGGTCGCAGGCGGCGACACCTCCAGCCACGCCTTGCGCGAGCTCGACGTGTTCGCGCTGACGGTCGCCATGTCTTTGCCGCGCACCCCAGGATCACCGCTGTGTTTCGCCCACAGCGAAAACCCGGCGTTGAACGGCACACAGGTGGCCCTCAAAGGCGGACAAATCGGTGCCATCGACTATTTTGAGGCGATAAGGGATGGTCGTCCCTGA
- a CDS encoding PfkB family carbohydrate kinase, translating into MCVVTPGPCGVAWSTTERAFRQPANKTVQVISTLGAGDTFAGHLCSPPWSRATTWTPPLHWPAKPRPPPSAHQDSAGPHRLLLPSAHLGNLSKAGGCADADSADSGAMNQPGEIADHPLRLLPGPAFQPV; encoded by the coding sequence ATGTGCGTGGTCACCCCCGGACCGTGCGGTGTGGCATGGAGCACCACTGAAAGAGCCTTCAGGCAGCCAGCGAACAAAACGGTACAGGTGATATCAACCCTGGGCGCGGGCGACACCTTTGCAGGGCATCTCTGTTCACCGCCCTGGTCTCGGGCCACAACCTGGACACCGCCGTTGCATTGGCCAGCGAAGCCGCGGCCACCACCGTCAGCACACCAAGATAGCGCCGGTCCTCACAGGCTGCTTTTGCCTTCAGCACACCTGGGTAACCTCTCAAAAGCAGGCGGGTGTGCAGACGCCGACTCAGCGGACTCAGGCGCCATGAATCAACCCGGGGAAATCGCTGATCACCCCTTGCGACTTTTGCCTGGCCCAGCGTTTCAGCCAGTCTGA